One Proteinivorax tanatarense DNA segment encodes these proteins:
- a CDS encoding methyl-accepting chemotaxis protein, whose translation MQSIKFKLIALFSIICSLVFIVSGIILYNVSSSELTRLSEDLSSDITENSADAVGSLIEQNLSELAIITEYDAVKEMDIEDSKRFLQKAENNTLFTRLSIVHPDGTAFSSNGEQGDFSASAYMEPIFQQGQHTYVTNPFESSLDGQLITVFAHSITNFDGEVVGLISGSVLLQDLTSAVDQINIEGEGFGWVVDGTGDIIVHRNDSRIGESVTDSSNSSYLGDNLDKIMSNDNGVIRTDIEGVDSYLLFSNIDNTHDWKLFIQIPRSTLLSGLQLFTRIFVIFVIGSIFTILITSYFGANYFTKPIKSLTTHAKTIADLDLSSNVPNNLLERKDEIGSLSKSLQLITENFKETINKIKGSSHTVQSYSEDLTSSAKDAAQISKEVSSATQQIAMGASSQATDTEDGSIKASNLGNLIEQNQDHIKNVSNFSSQVSSAVKEGLDKVQELTQISNESNQEVQEVHSAIVQTSDSVSKISQSSQLIASIAEQTNLLALNAAIEAARAGEVGKGFAVVAEEIKKLAEESTSSTKTIDEVVTELQSNSKKSVESMEKVENILSQQSNIVSITKDKYSLILDAIKTTEVEVQNLSTSGSEMEKMKNDILNTLQNLSAVAEENSASTEEVSASMEQNNSSIEKIQKSSLNLEKIAKDMNENVTKFNL comes from the coding sequence ATGCAAAGTATTAAATTTAAACTAATAGCTCTATTTTCAATTATATGCTCACTGGTTTTTATAGTTTCAGGTATAATTTTATATAATGTTTCAAGCAGTGAGCTAACAAGACTTTCAGAAGACCTAAGCTCTGATATCACGGAAAACAGTGCTGATGCTGTGGGTAGCTTGATTGAGCAAAACCTTTCTGAGTTAGCTATTATAACTGAATATGATGCAGTTAAAGAAATGGACATAGAAGATTCTAAAAGATTTCTGCAAAAAGCAGAAAATAACACCCTATTTACAAGGTTGTCTATAGTTCACCCAGACGGAACAGCTTTTTCTTCTAATGGAGAACAGGGTGATTTTAGTGCAAGCGCTTACATGGAGCCTATTTTTCAACAAGGACAACACACCTATGTTACAAACCCTTTCGAAAGTTCTCTTGATGGCCAACTAATTACTGTTTTTGCCCATTCCATTACTAATTTTGACGGAGAGGTAGTGGGACTTATCTCTGGTTCTGTTCTGTTACAGGACCTAACCTCAGCTGTTGATCAGATTAATATAGAAGGTGAAGGCTTCGGTTGGGTTGTGGATGGCACCGGGGATATTATTGTCCATAGAAATGATAGCCGTATTGGAGAGAGTGTCACAGATAGCAGTAATAGTAGCTATTTAGGTGATAATTTAGATAAGATTATGTCTAATGATAACGGGGTGATCCGCACAGATATAGAAGGTGTAGATTCATATTTGCTTTTTTCAAACATAGACAACACCCATGATTGGAAATTGTTTATTCAAATCCCTAGAAGTACTTTATTAAGTGGTCTACAGCTGTTCACAAGGATTTTTGTTATTTTTGTTATAGGGTCAATATTTACAATTCTCATCACATCATATTTTGGCGCTAATTATTTTACCAAACCAATTAAGTCTTTAACTACACATGCTAAAACCATAGCTGATTTAGATCTTAGCTCTAATGTCCCCAATAACCTACTAGAGCGCAAAGATGAAATTGGTAGTCTGTCTAAATCTTTACAGCTAATAACTGAAAACTTCAAAGAAACTATTAACAAAATCAAAGGTTCTTCCCACACTGTACAAAGCTATTCAGAGGACCTAACTTCTTCTGCTAAAGATGCTGCTCAAATTTCTAAAGAGGTGTCTTCTGCTACGCAACAAATTGCTATGGGAGCTTCTTCACAGGCCACTGATACTGAAGATGGTTCTATCAAAGCAAGCAATTTAGGAAATTTGATAGAACAAAACCAAGACCATATTAAAAATGTTTCTAACTTCTCCTCACAAGTATCTAGTGCAGTCAAAGAAGGTTTAGATAAGGTTCAAGAACTTACCCAAATTTCAAATGAAAGTAATCAAGAGGTACAAGAGGTACATAGTGCCATTGTGCAAACCAGTGATAGCGTGTCTAAAATTAGTCAATCAAGTCAATTGATTGCTTCCATTGCTGAACAGACAAACCTATTGGCTCTAAACGCTGCTATTGAAGCTGCAAGAGCTGGAGAGGTAGGAAAAGGATTTGCAGTTGTAGCAGAAGAAATTAAAAAGCTTGCAGAAGAATCAACTTCTTCAACTAAAACCATTGATGAAGTTGTAACAGAGCTACAAAGTAATTCTAAAAAATCTGTAGAAAGTATGGAAAAAGTGGAAAACATATTATCGCAACAATCTAATATAGTTTCTATAACAAAAGACAAGTACTCTTTAATATTAGATGCCATAAAAACTACAGAGGTAGAAGTCCAAAATTTAAGCACCTCAGGTTCTGAAATGGAAAAAATGAAAAATGACATTCTTAACACCTTACAAAATCTATCTGCAGTTGCTGAAGAAAATTCTGCTTCTACCGAAGAAGTATCAGCATCAATGGAGCAAAACAACTCATCGATTGAAAAAATACAAAAATCAAGCTTGAATCTCGAAAAAATAGCTAAAGATATGAATGAAAATGTAACAAAGTTTAATCTTTAA
- the cobT gene encoding nicotinate-nucleotide--dimethylbenzimidazole phosphoribosyltransferase, protein MKLLQKIIKNIQPLDSEIMKKSRTRVDNLIKPPKSLGKLEAITVQLAGITKNIHPSVEHKAIIIMAADHGVYEEGVAPNPQSITIEQTLNFPKGLTGVCAIGEISNAKIVTVDIGINGELPLNSGVINKKIKYGTDNFAKGPAMTRKEAVDAIEVGIEIAQQQIKRGVNLIGVGEMGITNTTASTAILAVLGNIPPKEITGKGSGLDSKGIQHKIKVIEKAIDINKPDPDDGLDVLAKVGGLEIGGMAGVILGSAANRVPVVIDGYIATVSALIAKSIEPKVKDYLIPSHASMELGGKRASELLGVEPMLYMNMCLGEGSGAALAFPIIDAACNMNDKMITFKEASMNP, encoded by the coding sequence ATGAAACTTTTGCAAAAAATTATTAAAAACATTCAACCTTTGGACAGCGAAATAATGAAAAAATCAAGAACGAGGGTGGACAATCTCATTAAACCGCCAAAAAGCTTAGGGAAGTTGGAGGCAATAACTGTACAATTAGCCGGGATAACTAAGAATATACATCCTAGCGTAGAGCATAAAGCTATTATCATAATGGCTGCAGATCATGGTGTCTATGAGGAGGGTGTAGCCCCTAATCCGCAAAGTATAACCATTGAGCAAACGTTGAACTTCCCTAAAGGTCTCACTGGTGTTTGTGCTATAGGTGAAATTTCCAATGCTAAAATTGTAACAGTTGATATTGGAATCAATGGAGAACTTCCGTTAAATTCTGGTGTAATTAACAAAAAAATAAAATATGGGACAGATAACTTTGCTAAAGGCCCTGCTATGACTAGAAAAGAAGCTGTTGATGCTATAGAAGTGGGAATAGAAATAGCTCAACAACAAATAAAAAGAGGAGTTAATCTTATTGGCGTTGGAGAAATGGGTATAACAAATACGACTGCTAGCACTGCCATACTGGCAGTGCTAGGAAATATACCTCCAAAAGAAATTACTGGTAAAGGGTCTGGCTTAGATTCTAAAGGGATACAGCATAAAATAAAGGTTATAGAAAAAGCTATCGATATTAATAAACCAGATCCTGATGATGGACTGGACGTCTTGGCAAAAGTAGGTGGTTTAGAAATTGGAGGAATGGCTGGTGTAATTTTAGGCTCAGCTGCCAATAGAGTTCCTGTTGTTATTGATGGGTACATAGCTACTGTATCGGCGCTAATCGCTAAGTCTATTGAACCTAAGGTCAAGGATTACTTAATTCCCTCCCACGCTTCAATGGAATTAGGTGGAAAAAGAGCCAGTGAGCTTTTAGGAGTTGAACCAATGCTGTATATGAATATGTGTTTAGGAGAAGGTTCAGGAGCTGCTTTAGCATTTCCAATAATAGATGCAGCGTGTAATATGAATGATAAAATGATAACTTTTAAGGAAGCAAGCATGAACCCTTAA
- a CDS encoding protein adenylyltransferase SelO, protein MAIIKTIENAGWNLENTYASLPEKFYAKLKPSSVKAPQMIVFNNQLAQDLGLDDRQLSCTGADYFAGNRLPKNVVPLAQAYAGHQFGYFTMLGDGRAILIGEQTAPEGTKWDIQLKGAGRTPYSRGGDGRATLGPMLREYIISEAMHALGIETTRSLAVVSTGEEVMREKLLPGAILTRIASSHLRVGTFQFAAHWGGVTDLTVLADYTINRHFPEVLQDNNPYLSMLKEVVKRQASLIAKWQLTGFVHGVMNTDNMTICGETIDYGPCAFIDRYDIDTVFSSIDRQGRYSFGNQPSIAKWNLIRLAETLLPLLSKDEKKSKELAEEAVEEFNKHYYQSYMSGMRKKLGLFNLEGGDKDLINNLLDILEYSKADYTNTFRALTIGNLEDIADLKNKEFDYWLKLWRARIANQCQSKDESQKIMEKNNPSIIPRNHKVEEALKAAVEHQDFRLTKKLISALSSPFDYQLSLDEYTKPYSGKEPYRTFCGT, encoded by the coding sequence ATTGCAATCATTAAAACAATAGAAAACGCAGGATGGAACTTAGAAAATACCTATGCAAGCTTACCAGAAAAGTTTTATGCAAAGCTTAAGCCTTCTTCTGTCAAAGCTCCACAAATGATAGTTTTTAACAATCAGTTAGCTCAAGATTTGGGTTTAGATGACAGACAGCTGAGTTGCACTGGTGCAGATTATTTTGCAGGCAATAGGTTACCTAAAAATGTGGTGCCTTTGGCACAAGCATATGCTGGCCATCAGTTTGGTTACTTTACAATGTTGGGTGATGGTAGGGCAATATTAATAGGTGAACAGACTGCCCCTGAAGGGACAAAATGGGATATACAACTTAAAGGAGCTGGAAGGACTCCATACTCAAGAGGTGGCGATGGCAGAGCTACATTAGGTCCGATGTTGCGAGAATATATTATTAGTGAAGCTATGCATGCTCTTGGCATTGAAACTACGAGAAGTCTAGCCGTTGTTAGCACAGGAGAAGAAGTTATGAGAGAAAAGTTATTACCTGGTGCAATTCTGACAAGAATAGCTTCCAGCCATTTGCGAGTTGGAACGTTTCAATTTGCAGCCCATTGGGGAGGGGTTACAGACTTAACGGTGCTTGCAGATTATACAATAAATAGGCATTTCCCTGAAGTATTGCAGGACAACAACCCTTATCTTTCAATGCTTAAAGAAGTTGTAAAAAGACAGGCATCTTTAATTGCCAAATGGCAGTTGACGGGGTTTGTACATGGTGTAATGAATACAGATAACATGACTATATGCGGAGAAACCATTGATTATGGCCCATGTGCCTTTATCGACCGCTATGACATAGATACAGTATTCAGCTCGATAGATAGACAAGGACGATACTCCTTTGGTAATCAACCTTCTATTGCCAAGTGGAACTTGATTAGACTAGCAGAGACTTTACTACCGTTGTTAAGTAAAGATGAAAAAAAATCTAAAGAACTTGCAGAAGAAGCAGTAGAAGAATTTAATAAACATTATTATCAAAGCTATATGTCAGGGATGAGAAAGAAGTTAGGCTTGTTTAACTTAGAAGGTGGAGATAAAGACTTAATTAACAACCTTCTTGACATTTTGGAGTATAGCAAAGCTGACTATACTAATACCTTTAGGGCTTTGACCATTGGAAACCTAGAAGATATTGCTGACCTAAAAAATAAAGAATTTGATTACTGGTTGAAACTGTGGCGAGCTAGGATTGCAAATCAGTGTCAATCTAAAGATGAATCTCAAAAAATAATGGAAAAGAATAATCCATCAATAATTCCTCGAAACCATAAAGTAGAAGAAGCATTAAAAGCTGCCGTTGAACATCAGGATTTTAGATTAACTAAAAAGCTCATTAGTGCTCTATCAAGTCCTTTTGATTACCAGCTAAGCCTAGATGAGTATACTAAGCCATATTCCGGGAAAGAGCCTTATAGAACATTTTGTGGCACCTAA
- a CDS encoding ABC transporter ATP-binding protein, with protein sequence MKIIKFTMTYVLKYKIYLLIFILLNFVSRALAIFFPYLTGNYIDILITANDFQIVTKITLIIITIGIFNMVSSFAQRYLNVKIQTKAMIDLNFDVLNHLLKMPIRYFENKNSGYLNHRINNDSSVVVNFLLDNLLNIVSNALTIIILFYISFTINVKMTLILIPVFPLYLFLYYIFRKPLYRRNYDLKEKQNIFFSKMNQHLQNVNIVKINATFTEAHEVISNSFKSMFKSLLSHTKLSLLFTNSNSFTMLVANGLIFFFGGREVIRGNMSVGEFTIIKSYFSMIMGSISYFLNFGESYQKALVSYDRLKQILDESKEINGNKKIFNISNIKLENVAFSYNKSEKIISNFNQKFKKGKVYCVIGSNGTGKSTLIKLLLGIYNDYYDGKIHYDTNEIKNLDMYYIRKNFVGVCMQEPKTINSKLIENFTYGLEQYNFDNLSLILNKLKLDPAKFDNGLETIIDEASNNISGGEKLKINLARNFLKSPELLVLDEPSSALDVESVDKLKDLIVETKLSRITIIISHDHDFINIADEVIDLNKHKRNDI encoded by the coding sequence ATGAAAATTATCAAATTTACCATGACATATGTTTTGAAATATAAAATTTATTTATTAATTTTTATTCTTCTTAATTTCGTTTCGAGAGCTCTGGCTATATTTTTCCCTTATTTAACTGGGAATTATATAGATATACTTATAACAGCTAATGATTTTCAGATCGTAACTAAGATTACTCTTATAATAATAACTATTGGCATATTTAATATGGTTTCATCTTTTGCTCAAAGGTATTTAAATGTAAAGATCCAAACGAAAGCGATGATTGACTTGAATTTTGATGTTTTAAATCATTTGTTAAAAATGCCCATTAGGTACTTTGAAAACAAAAATAGTGGCTATTTAAATCATCGTATTAACAATGATAGTAGTGTTGTGGTTAATTTTTTATTAGACAACCTTCTTAATATAGTTAGTAATGCTTTAACCATAATCATTCTTTTTTATATATCTTTTACTATAAATGTTAAAATGACTTTAATATTAATTCCAGTTTTTCCTCTGTACCTGTTTCTGTACTATATTTTTCGAAAACCTTTGTATAGGCGAAATTATGATTTAAAAGAAAAACAAAATATTTTTTTTTCTAAAATGAACCAACATCTGCAAAATGTAAATATAGTTAAGATAAATGCAACTTTTACAGAAGCTCACGAAGTTATTAGTAATAGTTTTAAATCTATGTTTAAATCTTTACTATCACATACTAAATTGTCTTTACTTTTCACCAATAGTAATTCATTTACAATGCTTGTAGCAAATGGACTAATTTTCTTTTTTGGGGGAAGGGAAGTAATACGTGGCAACATGAGTGTAGGAGAATTTACTATTATAAAAAGCTATTTTTCAATGATTATGGGAAGCATAAGTTATTTCTTAAACTTTGGCGAATCATACCAAAAAGCCTTAGTTTCTTACGATAGATTAAAGCAAATACTAGACGAATCTAAAGAAATAAACGGTAATAAAAAAATTTTTAACATAAGCAATATAAAATTAGAAAATGTAGCATTTTCATATAATAAATCTGAGAAAATAATAAGTAACTTTAATCAAAAATTTAAAAAAGGTAAGGTTTATTGTGTAATTGGTAGCAATGGGACTGGTAAAAGCACTTTAATTAAATTGTTATTAGGTATATACAACGATTACTATGATGGTAAAATACACTATGACACTAATGAAATTAAGAATTTAGATATGTATTATATTAGGAAAAACTTTGTAGGAGTTTGCATGCAAGAACCTAAAACAATCAATAGTAAATTGATAGAAAATTTTACATATGGTCTAGAGCAGTATAATTTTGACAATTTAAGCTTAATATTAAATAAACTGAAACTGGATCCTGCAAAATTTGATAATGGATTAGAAACAATTATAGATGAAGCTTCAAATAATATTTCTGGGGGAGAAAAGTTAAAAATTAATTTGGCTAGAAATTTTCTTAAAAGTCCAGAATTGTTAGTCTTAGATGAGCCTAGCTCTGCGCTAGATGTTGAAAGTGTTGATAAATTGAAAGATTTGATAGTAGAAACAAAGTTAAGCAGGATAACAATTATAATAAGCCATGACCACGATTTTATAAACATAGCAGATGAGGTTATAGATTTAAATAAGCATAAGAGAAATGATATATAG